One region of Cucurbita pepo subsp. pepo cultivar mu-cu-16 chromosome LG03, ASM280686v2, whole genome shotgun sequence genomic DNA includes:
- the LOC111790530 gene encoding adenosine kinase 2-like encodes MRTVEKAKYFYIAGFFLTVSPDSALLVAEHAAANKKYFSMNLSAPFICEFFKDALEKVFPYIDYVFGNETEARTFSKVQGWETENVEEIALKIAAWPKASGTHKRIAVITQGPGPVVVAEDGKVKTFPVIVLPKEKLVDTNGAGDAFVGGFLSQLVQEKPIEDCVRAGCYASNVIIQRSGCTFPEKPDFK; translated from the exons ATGAGAACAGTTGAGAAGGCCAAGTATTTCTACATTGCTGGATTTTTTCTCACTGTATCACCAGACTCCGCACTTCTTGTAGCTGAACATGCAGCTGCAAACAAAAAG TATTTCTCGATGAACCTTTCTGCTCCATTTATATGTGAGTTTTTCAAGGACGCACTGGAGAAAGTTTTTCC GTATATCGACTACGTTTTTGGTAATGAAACCGAAGCAAGGACGTTCTCTAAAGTTCAGGGATGGGAG ACTGAGAATGTTGAGGAGATAGCTCTAAAGATTGCTGCGTGGCCTAAAGCATCAGGAACACACAAGAGAATTGCTGTTATTACTCAAGGTCCAGGTCCAGTTGTTGTTGCTGAGGATGGAAAAGTGAAGACGTTCCCAGTTATTGTGCTGCCTAAAGAGAAACTCGTTGACACTAATGGAGCAG GAGATGCGTTCGTGGGAGGCTTTCTATCTCAATTAGTTCAAGAAAAACCCATCGAGGACTGCGTAAGAGCTGGGTGTTATGCATCAAATGTTATAATCCAAAGGTCTGGCTGCACATTCCCTGAGAAGCCTGATTTTAAATGA
- the LOC111790531 gene encoding uncharacterized protein LOC111790531: MTDNHPRLDNLRSTAQLLREATASFTSNLFTFLFLSLLILSFRVVVENGTQYVTSFIDRDPSLKALLSRLDIAGEQRLLRSAEDSSMSGAVARRQRRQRRRPFLHLTRVGTLDDDIFSGDVDDERGLFGTNRNHPPNASFVFFTQFGSISGFSNLVVDDGIRVSEVVRPGVGFKARSSPFSNDNESGDDQEENDRRLGDENVHQDMERLVDLQFFVKGLELGRRDAAALFFFVSFLSAAYIWVMLGFLVTYSWASGIVFIAVLNDLTERFGSFVGMVWDGSRLGFKRLSGFILMRWAVRDALTQLLGLWYFGEIEDQYSFFKLFVRLKLMPFSIMSPWIRGYEKEISGFLFAWFLLDTLVAFIFAVDAWVVIVDARRTGREILKEGCYLILTMLNQAIQIKCLEAICCGSFMRWALARVCGKHVAMFFQSVGEVYFMVVWLTFYFAARCRDAKVQGQRFGRRELEVLIEGVR; this comes from the coding sequence ATGACCGATAATCATCCTCGCCTTGATAATCTCCGTAGTACGGCCCAGCTTCTCCGAGAAGCTACGGCCTCCTTCACATCCAATCTTTTcaccttccttttcctttccctCCTCATCCTTTCCTTCCGCGTCGTTGTCGAAAATGGCACCCAATATGTCACCTCTTTCATTGATCGCGACCCTTCCCTTAAGGCTCTTCTCTCTCGCCTTGACATTGCAGGGGAGCAACGCCTCCTACGGTCTGCCGAGGACTCGTCCATGTCTGGCGCTGTTGCCCGTCGCCAGCGCCGCCAGCGTCGCCGGCCTTTTCTGCATCTTACCCGCGTTGGAACCCTAGATGATGATATCTTCTCCGGAGATGTGGATGACGAGCGTGGCCTCTTTGGGACTAATCGGAATCACCCACCTAATGCAAGTTTCGTTTTTTTTACTCAATTCGGTTCGATCTCAGGGTTTTCGAATCTGGTCGTCGATGatggaattagggtttcggaAGTTGTTCGGCCGGGAGTGGGATTCAAGGCTCGTAGCTCGCCTTTTTCTAATGATAACGAAAGCGGCGATGATCAGGAGGAAAATGATAGAAGACTTGGAGATGAAAATGTGCACCAGGATATGGAAAGGCTTGTAGATTTGCAATTTTTTGTCAAAGGACTGGAACTTGGTCGTCGGGACGCTGCAGCCCTGTTCTTCTTTGTTAGTTTTCTTTCCGCTGCTTATATCTGGGTAATGCTTGGCTTTCTTGTTACATATTCATGGGCTTCAGGCATTGTGTTCATCGCTGTCCTTAATGATCTAACGGAGAGATTTGGTTCATTTGTTGGTATGGTTTGGGATGGGTCAAGATTGGGGTTCAAGAGACTTTCTGGGTTTATCTTGATGAGATGGGCTGTGCGAGATGCGCTAACCCAGCTCCTTGGGTTGTGGTATTTTGGTGAAATCGAAGAtcaatattcatttttcaagTTATTTGTAAGGTTGAAATTGATGCCATTTTCCATAATGTCTCCATGGATTCGTGGTTATGAGAAAGAGATCTCTGGGTTTCTGTTTGCCTGGTTTTTGCTAGATACTCTTGTCGCATTCATCTTTGCTGTGGATGCTTGGGTTGTTATTGTGGATGCAAGGCGGACTGGTAGAGAGATCTTGAAGGAAGGTTGTTATTTGATATTGACAATGTTAAACCAGGCTATTCAAATCAAGTGCTTGGAAGCCATTTGTTGTGGATCTTTCATGAGATGGGCTCTTGCACGAGTTTGTGGAAAACATGTTGCCATGTTTTTTCAGTCCGTGGGAGAGGTCTATTTCATGGTGGTTTGGCTTACCTTCTACTTTGCAGCTAGGTGTAGAGATGCCAAAGTTCAGGGACAGAGGTTTGGTCGTAGAGAGCTCGAAGTATTGATCGAGGGGGTTCGATAA